In Melopsittacus undulatus isolate bMelUnd1 chromosome 6, bMelUnd1.mat.Z, whole genome shotgun sequence, the following proteins share a genomic window:
- the PSMD10 gene encoding 26S proteasome non-ATPase regulatory subunit 10, which produces MEEAVSDVGVCNLAYAGRLEELRAQLLRDKALATKTDQDNRTALHWACSAGHTDVADLLLGLGVPVSDKDDAGWTPLHIAASAGRDDIVRALIARGANVNAVNQNGCTPLHYAASKNKQEIALMLLKNGADPDAKDHFESTPLHRAAAKGNLKMVQILLQHNASVNIRDSEGNTPLHLACDEERVEEAKLLVSHGASIHIENKEELTPLKMAKGGLGAILKRMVEG; this is translated from the exons ATGGAGGAAGCAGTGTCTGACGTGGGGGTCTGTAACCTGGCCTATGCCGGGCGCCTGGAGGAGCTGCGGGCCCAGCTGCTGCGCGACAAGGCCCTGGCCACTAAGACCGATCAG GACAACCGCACCGCGCTGCACTGGGCCTGTTCGGCGGGACACACGGATGTGGCCGACCTCCTGCTCGGCCTTGGTGTGCCTGTGAGCGACAAAGACGAT GCTGGTTGGACGCCCTTACACATTGCCGCCTCGGCAGGCCGCGATGACATTGTGCGAGCGCTCATTGCCAGGGGTGCTAATGTGAATGCTGTCAATCAGAACGGCTGCACGCCTCTGCATTATGCAGCCTCCAAAAATAAGCAGGAG ATTGCACTCATGCTTTTAAAGAATGGAGCTGATCCAGATGCAAAGGATCATTTTGAATCCACCCCAttacacagagcagcagccaaaGGAAACCTAAAAATGGTACAGATCCTCCTGCAGCATAATGCATCTGTTAATATACGGGACTCTGAAGGGAATACTCCTCT TCATTTAGCCTGTGATGAAGAGAGAGTGGAGGAGGCAAAGCTGCTGGTGTCTCACGGTGCAAGTATTCACATTGAGAATAAAGAAGAACTGACGCCACTGAAAATGGCAAAGGGTGGCCTGGGAGCCATACTTAAAAGAATGGTGGAAGGCTAG